One part of the Desulfonatronum thioautotrophicum genome encodes these proteins:
- a CDS encoding methyltransferase domain-containing protein has translation MADTFIRRHPGYCPICEMETIFFAKKDWLRDHYFCARCKSIPRFRALVRALEKFIPNWRSLTMHESSPGGASSEYLRNQNQNYTRSHYLKDIPVGMFSKKHDAWSENLEAMTYPDESFDIFITQDVMEHTMRPLETFREIARVLKPGGAHIFTVPWYPDETCSRLRAEIVSGELRLLAPPQYHGNPIDKNGSLVTVDWGIDLPQKIFQSSELHTTVFLERDIFYGLDGEFLEVFVSQKM, from the coding sequence ATGGCCGATACATTCATCCGCCGCCATCCAGGGTACTGCCCAATTTGCGAAATGGAGACCATTTTTTTTGCAAAAAAAGATTGGTTGCGCGATCATTACTTTTGCGCTCGGTGCAAGTCCATTCCACGGTTCCGAGCCCTTGTTCGAGCACTTGAAAAATTCATCCCAAACTGGCGCAGTCTTACAATGCACGAATCGTCCCCAGGCGGGGCCTCTTCCGAATATCTCCGCAATCAAAATCAAAATTACACAAGATCTCACTACCTAAAAGACATCCCTGTGGGCATGTTTTCAAAGAAACATGATGCGTGGTCAGAAAATCTTGAAGCAATGACCTACCCCGATGAATCATTTGACATTTTTATAACACAAGATGTCATGGAGCATACTATGCGCCCATTGGAGACTTTTCGTGAAATTGCAAGAGTATTAAAGCCTGGTGGTGCGCATATTTTTACTGTTCCATGGTATCCTGACGAGACATGTAGCAGGCTGAGAGCGGAAATTGTAAGTGGTGAGCTGCGTTTATTAGCACCTCCGCAATATCATGGCAACCCGATCGATAAGAATGGATCACTGGTTACTGTTGATTGGGGAATCGATCTTCCTCAAAAGATATTTCAATCCAGTGAATTACATACAACAGTATTTTTGGAACGTGATATTTTTTATGGATTGGATGGCGAATTCTTGGAAGTTTTCGTAAGTCAAAAAATGTAG